In Sphaeramia orbicularis chromosome 7, fSphaOr1.1, whole genome shotgun sequence, one genomic interval encodes:
- the LOC115423200 gene encoding carbohydrate sulfotransferase 11-like, translating to MKMPRGGRLFLATCLGSLFVLVLYFQSITKPEPGAKTQSTRGKSRRSPLQTLYNGDQLDLSVAQRSLQGRRELLEQACLSHTKKRRVLSPEDLKHLIVDDKHSLIYCYVPKVACTNWKRVLMVLKSEGHYTDPLAIPANEAHVAGNLRTLSEFSVSEINRRLRSYLKFIFVREPFERLVSAYRNKFTRSYNTAFHKRYGTKIIRRHRPNPQPEALEKGNDVSFLEFVQYLVDPRTQRDEPFNEHWERVHSLCHPCLIHYDVVGKYETLEPDAQAVLRLAGVEEMLQFPTSGKSTRTDGNMAARFFKHVSPFYQKKLFNLYRMDFLLFNYSTPEYLRTRG from the exons AACCTGGTGCAAAAACCCAGAGCACACGAGGGAAAAGCCGGAGGAGTCCACTGCAGACGCTCTACAACGGAGACCAG CTGGATCTGTCGGTGGCTCAGCGGTCCCTCCAGGGCCGGAGGGAGCTGTTGGAACAGGCCTGTCTCAGCCACACCAAGAAACGCCGAGTGCTTTCACCTGAGGATCTCAAACACCTCATAGTGGACGATAAACACAGCCTCATTTACTGCTATGTACCCAAG GTAGCCTGCACCAATTGGAAGCGTGTCCTTATGGTCCTTAAAAGTGAAGGCCACTACACTGACCCCCTCGCCATCCCTGCCAACGAGGCCCATGTGGCAGGAAACCTCCGCACACTTTCGGAGTTTTCCGTCTCCGAGATCAACCGGCGCCTTCGCAGCTACctcaaattcatttttgttcgaGAGCCCTTTGAGCGCCTTGTGTCAGCATATCGCAACAAGTTCACCCGTAGCTACAACACCGCCTTCCACAAGCGTTACGGAACCAAGATCATCCGTCGGCACCGGCCCAACCCACAACCCGAAGCTCTGGAAAAAGGGAATGATGTGTCTTTTCTGGAATTTGTCCAGTATCTTGTGGACCCGCGTACTCAGCGGGATGAACCTTTCAATGAGCACTGGGAGCGGGTCCACTCCCTCTGCCATCCCTGTCTGATTCACTATGACGTGGTGGGAAAGTACGAGACTCTGGAGCCCGATGCTCAGGCTGTGCTCAGACTTGCTGGAGTGGAGGAGATGCTGCAATTCCCAACGTCTGGTAAAAGCACCCGGACTGACGGCAACATGGCAGCACGCTTCTTCAAACATGTCAGCCCCTTCTACCAGAAAAAACTGTTCAACCTCTACCGCATGGACTTCCTGCTCTTCAATTACTCAACGCCTGAATACCTCAGGACTCGAGGTTGA